The genomic region TAAAGCCAGGGCAGagacaagaaaaatgaaaactgtgaAGTATCCAACAGGTTTATGCGACCTCGTTGGAAAGGTTGATGCTGAAGCTGAAGTTATAACGCGGACACTTTCCTCTCAGCGCAGGAGCCCTGTTTCCATGGCAATCAGGCGTCACGAAATTTACGGTAAATCACGACGCTCGGTGTCTTCCTTAACTGCAAGTGACAACCACTCAAGTTTGAAACAAAGAACGTATCTGAGCGCCCTCCAAACGCATCTGAAGTGTTTGGTAAAGTTTGGCTTGTAACGGCAGAGCACACCGACCTGTCAGGCTGAACTACCGGCGTGCCACCGCACTGCCGAGCTGTTGCGGGGTGAACATCACATCAGACGGAGTGAGTCATCCTCTCTCCCAGCCGTGATCCACACCGTAAATCTAATCATCAATCAACCGCTTTTACCTCCCACCGGCACTCCGCCGGGTACAACGCCACGTCCACTTTTATCAGTCTGTGCTCACTCGGTCACTGTGCTCAGCCGGAGTTTACTCGTAGAAAAAACTGCGGTGTTTTAAcgttagttttatttatttatttattttttttatttttttattctcattcaCATTTCGGGTGGAGGAGGGGGGCTAGCCGCTCCTTCGTGACGTCTGAATGGAATACCGTCACCACGTGACACTGACGTCGTCCATATTTTGATCAGACATCAGGAAGTGCGGAAGAAGACGAGGACCGAAACCTGAAAAGGTGAAGTTTTACTGGGaagttttgttatatttagcaacttttttgtgtgttgattTTATTGTGTAACTGTTGGATTTTAAAAGAACGGCCTCAAGATGCCCAGCATGGAAAGTATCCTTTTAAAAAGAGCGGTGAGAGAGAGTCACTTGGTGTAATGTTAACGCCGAGCTAAACGGGCGAACACAACACGGTGGTTTTTGACGAGACTGCTGAGATTAATGTGCGACAGATGTCTGAAGCGTCGCGGAACATGTTTGATATTGAGCGGAGACACAGGTAACGCCTTACCGAATAACCTGAACCTTTCATAGTCTGTATAGGCGTCGTAACACGGCGACCGAGCTGGGCTGAAGGCCTTAAGAGCTTACACTGCTAATGGGTGTAAATAAAGCAGCTGGCGCTCGGTAGTTTCCCGTGAAGTTTGGGTGTTAGCTAGCACTCCGAATCATAATAAAGGAACAAGGTGGATGTGTGTTGTTGAACACAGCGCGGCGGTGGTTTCCGGGAGCCATACAAACATAGGCAAATTATTAGAAAACtccaaaaatgcctgttttgtaACCCGTGTCTGTCACAGTATAACTCATGAGAACAAATCTCagacttttttaaatgtaaatgttattcaGACTGACATTGGAATTTTAAGGGCTGTATTGACATTGTTATTACGGGTTTTAAAATCCAGCTGactaatagtattttttttaataaacagtaaatcTTAAAGATAATCCATTTGAATAGACTTTGATTAAAAAGAATTGTAACTAACACGGGTAGTAAACAGGATGGAAAATGAACTTGTCAGTGCTCTCTTGTGGACAGATCATGCAGTGGTGATGCTGTTTCTTCAGTCTGTTGGTGCAACTCTGCTTTTTGCCCACATGACTCTATTCAAGCTGAGAAAATAGATACACAAACCATTGTTGTGTGGCTCAAAGGTgtgacagacattttttttgtagcaaGTCTCTCCATCCAAAAGTCACGTGATGATGTCAGACCTTTGTTATCTGAGTCTGACTAATATGGGTCAGAATTACGCAATCCTTATCTAGAATAGACTGACTGAAATGCTAAGTTTGTATTTATATCTTCTACTAAAGTATAGGGTTCAGAACTGGATAACAACGCGCCCTGGTAACACTTGTGTTTAAGACATATTCTCCTTGATATCAAATTTCTGCTTGCACATCTATGTTTGAGTGTATTTTTTGCTGGAGTGTTTAGTTTCACAGTATTCCCATGACATCAGAGCACCAGCTTCaagtttatttcacattttgtgaTCATTTATTTAGCTTGAAATTCAAGGAGATGCATTTAATTTTTATCTTCCTGTAGTGGTTTAAATGCATCAGATcgtggttaaaaaataaataaataatgagaaCTATCACCTGATACCAGATTTAAAATCTTTGTCTCTTTATGAACTGTCTCCTTTTCCAATAATTATTACAGAGTTTTAGTTTAGGCCAAACTTATgtgaggagacggaggtgtacAGATTTTGGTCTTTGGGCTTTGTATTTGGGCTTTGTTCTTCTTTAACTTGTTGTACCAGAAAATCTCTTCAATCTAAAGTTTGCTGCCAAAGAACTCCAAAGAAATTCCAAGAAATGtgacaaagaggaaaaattAGAGAAGGCTAAAGTCAAGAAGGTAAGCAGCGATGACTCAGAATCCATTCATCAGTTCATGAAAGACTGCTCAAGATTTTACTGAACCATTATTTTTGTCTGCCACCCCACAGGCCATCCAGAAAGGAAACATGGAAGTGGCAAGAATTCATGCAGAAAACGCCATCAGACAGAAGAACCAGTCTGTGAACTTCCTGCGGATGAGCGCTCGGGTAGATGCTGTGGCAGCGAGGGTCCAAACTGCAGTCACAATGAACCAGGTGCTGTAGTCCTAGAAAGATCAGTTAGAGGCTGAAGACAACATTTCAGTTTGAGCTCTGTTTGTGGCTATTTGACTGATGTGGTGTTTTTCTATCTCAGGTCACAAAATCAATGGCTGGAGTGGTGAAAGGCATGGACGCCACATTGAAGA from Astatotilapia calliptera chromosome 10, fAstCal1.2, whole genome shotgun sequence harbors:
- the chmp1b gene encoding charged multivesicular body protein 1b gives rise to the protein MPSMEKNLFNLKFAAKELQRNSKKCDKEEKLEKAKVKKAIQKGNMEVARIHAENAIRQKNQSVNFLRMSARVDAVAARVQTAVTMNQVTKSMAGVVKGMDATLKSMNLEKISALMDKFEHQFETLDVQTAQMEDTMSSTTTLTTPQNQVESLLHEMADEAGLDLNMELPQGQTGSVGTSVASAEQDELSQRLAKLRDQM